The proteins below are encoded in one region of Malaclemys terrapin pileata isolate rMalTer1 chromosome 8, rMalTer1.hap1, whole genome shotgun sequence:
- the UCHL5 gene encoding ubiquitin carboxyl-terminal hydrolase isozyme L5 isoform X2, protein MKGLALSNSEVIRQVHNSFARQQMFEFDAKSSAKEEDAFHFVSYVPVNGRLYELDGLREGPIDLGACNQDDWISAVRPVIEKRIQKYSEGEIRFNLMAIVSDRKMIYEQKIAELQQQLSEEEPMDTDQSGNMLSSIQSEVAKYQMLIEEENQKLKRYKIENIRRKHNYLPFIMELLKTLAEHQQLIPLVEKAKEKQNAKKAQEAK, encoded by the exons atgAAAGGTTTGGCACTAAGCAACTCTGAAGTGATTCGGCAGGTTCACAACAGTTTTGCCAG aCAACAAATGTTTGAGTTTGATGCAAAGTCATCAGCAAAAGAAGAAGATGCATTTCACTTTGTAAGCTATGTTCCTGTTAATGGAAGGCTATATGAACTAGATGGACTAAGGGAAGGACCAATTGATTTAG GTGCCTGTAATCAAGATGATTGGATCAGTGCTGTCAGGCCTGTCATAGAGAAACGAATACAAAA ATACAGCGAAGGGGAGATAAGATTTAACCTTATGGCCATTGTGTCTGACAGAAAAATGATATATGAGCAGAAGATAGCAGAATTACAGCAGCAACTTTCAGAG GAAGAGCCAATGGATACAGACCAGAGTGGTAATATGTTAAGTTCCATTCAGTCGGAAGTTGCAAAATATCAGATGTTAATTGAAGAAGAGAACCAAAAACTAAAAAGATACAAG ATTGAAAATATTAGAAGAAAACATAACTACCTGCCTTTCATCATGGAATTGTTAAAAACTTTAGCGGAACACCAACAGTTAATACCACTGGTAGAGAAG gcaaaagaaaaacagaatgccAAGAAAGCTCAGGAGGCCAAGTGA
- the UCHL5 gene encoding ubiquitin carboxyl-terminal hydrolase isozyme L5 isoform X1, with translation MSGGGSAGEWCLMESDPGVFTELIKGFGCRGAQVEEIWSLEPENFEKLKPVHGLIFLFKWQPGEEPAGSVVQDSRLDTLFFAKQVINNACATQAIVSVLLNCIHQDIHLGETLAEFKEFSQSFDAAMKGLALSNSEVIRQVHNSFARQQMFEFDAKSSAKEEDAFHFVSYVPVNGRLYELDGLREGPIDLGACNQDDWISAVRPVIEKRIQKYSEGEIRFNLMAIVSDRKMIYEQKIAELQQQLSEEEPMDTDQSGNMLSSIQSEVAKYQMLIEEENQKLKRYKIENIRRKHNYLPFIMELLKTLAEHQQLIPLVEKAKEKQNAKKAQEAK, from the exons ATGTCGGGAGGAGGCAGCGCCGGGGAGTGGTGCCTGATGGAGAGCGACCCGGGCGTCTTCACTGAGCTCATCAAGGGCTTTG GTTGCAGGGGAGCACAAGTTGAAGAAATATGGAGTCTGGAGCCAGAGAACTTTGAAAAATTAAA acCGGTTCATGGGCTGATCTTCCTCTTCAAGTGGCAGCCAGGAGAAGAGCCAGCAGGCTCTGTTGTTCAGGATTCCAGACTAGACACACTATTTTTTGCTAAACAG GTAATAAACAATGCTTGTGCTACTCAAGCCATAGTAAGCGTGCTATTAAACTGTATTCATCAAGATATCCATCTAGGAGAGACACTAGCAGAATTTAAAGAATTTTCACAAAGTTTTGATGCTGCG atgAAAGGTTTGGCACTAAGCAACTCTGAAGTGATTCGGCAGGTTCACAACAGTTTTGCCAG aCAACAAATGTTTGAGTTTGATGCAAAGTCATCAGCAAAAGAAGAAGATGCATTTCACTTTGTAAGCTATGTTCCTGTTAATGGAAGGCTATATGAACTAGATGGACTAAGGGAAGGACCAATTGATTTAG GTGCCTGTAATCAAGATGATTGGATCAGTGCTGTCAGGCCTGTCATAGAGAAACGAATACAAAA ATACAGCGAAGGGGAGATAAGATTTAACCTTATGGCCATTGTGTCTGACAGAAAAATGATATATGAGCAGAAGATAGCAGAATTACAGCAGCAACTTTCAGAG GAAGAGCCAATGGATACAGACCAGAGTGGTAATATGTTAAGTTCCATTCAGTCGGAAGTTGCAAAATATCAGATGTTAATTGAAGAAGAGAACCAAAAACTAAAAAGATACAAG ATTGAAAATATTAGAAGAAAACATAACTACCTGCCTTTCATCATGGAATTGTTAAAAACTTTAGCGGAACACCAACAGTTAATACCACTGGTAGAGAAG gcaaaagaaaaacagaatgccAAGAAAGCTCAGGAGGCCAAGTGA